One segment of Anopheles stephensi strain Indian chromosome 3, UCI_ANSTEP_V1.0, whole genome shotgun sequence DNA contains the following:
- the LOC118511615 gene encoding NADH dehydrogenase [ubiquinone] 1 alpha subcomplex subunit 13: MSSPAKLQDLPPKGGYQNIPFKRVAAKTYFKGWQMIAGYAGISTVGLFLYWLNVKENHRNEIEMRSAKNVIYPLLLAERDREYLKQLRRNRDEEAELMKNVEGWEVGTWYGEPVYKTIPKDKLVEPTFQEFYVHTDYKHMAKRSDIKLMN, from the exons ATGAGCAGCCCCGCCAAATTGCAGGACCTGCCACCGAAGGGAGGCTACCAGAACATCCCATTCAAGCGGGTGGCAGCTAAAACCTACTTTAAAG GATGGCAAATGATCGCTGGTTATGCCGGTATTTCGACTGTCGGATTGTTTCTGTACTGGTTGAACGTAAAGGAAAACCATCGAAATGAGATCGAGATGCGATCCGCCAAGAACGTCATCTatccgctgctgctggcggaAAGAGATCGCGAGTATTTGAAGCAGCTGCGACGAAACCGCGATGAAGAGGCTGAATTGATGAAGAACGTGGAAGGATGGGAG gTTGGCACCTGGTATGGTGAACCGGTGTACAAAACGATTCCGAAGGATAAGCTGGTGGAACCGACCTTCCAAGAGTTTTACGTGCACACCGACTACAAACATATGGCTAAGCGTTCCGATATTAAGTTGATGAATTAA
- the LOC118511610 gene encoding CD63 antigen: MALSTSANFIKYLLFLFNFFFAITGVIIMAVGLTVQGAYHNFRDILDAKFFSIPTFLVVIGSFIFVIAFFGCCGAYKENYCMTLTFSVLLILIFILELAAGISGYVLRNDTRELVSNALNSSMKSYGGENGGDITLIWDEIQVDFDCCGVVNSSDWAHANPTKFNETFLPMTCCRQQTGAVGYVSCPDPSSATLRKTGCIDSFGDFIKAHAVSLGAAGIALAVIQFFGILFACYLSKQIKLQGVSSY, from the exons atGGCTCTTTCAACTAGTGCAAactttattaaatatttactatTTTTATTCAACTTTTTCTTTGCG ATCACGGGCGTTATCATAATGGCCGTTGGGTTGACGGTACAAGGAGCGTATCACAACTTCCGGGACATTCTCGATGCAAAGTTCTTCAGCATTCCCACCTTCCTGGTGGTGATTGGATCGTTCATCTTTGTGATTGCCTTTTTCGGGTGCTGTGGCGCGTACAAGGAAAACTACTGCATGACCCTTACG TTTTCCGTCCTGCTGATCTTAATCTTCATTCTGGAACTAGCGGCCGGCATTAGTGGATATGTGCTGCGCAATGATACTCGCGAGCTCGTAAGCAATGCGCTCAACTCGTCCATGAAGAGCTATGGTGGCGAAAATGGTGGAGACATTACACTCATCTGGGATGAGATTCAGGTGGAC TTCGATTGCTGTGGAGTGGTTAATAGTTCGGACTGGGCTCACGCAAATCCGACCAAGTTTAACGAAACATTCCTTCCAATGACCTGCTGTCGGCAGCAGACCG GTGCCGTCGGATACGTATCTTGCCCGGACCCCTCCAGTGCTACCCTGCGCAAAACTGGATGCATCGACTCCTTCGGTGACTTTATCAAGGCGCACGCTGTAAGCCTAGGGGCGGCCGGTATAGCGCTGGCTGTTATTCAG TTCTTTGGAATCCTATTCGCTTGTTATCTGTCCAAGCAAATAAAGTTGCAGGGCGTCAGCAGCTATTAA
- the LOC118511611 gene encoding YEATS domain-containing protein 4, protein MNMLTHFGPDSGGRVKGLTIVKPVVYGNVARSFGKKREEDGHTHQWTVYVKPYKNEDMQSYVKKIHFKLHESYANPNRIITKPPYEVTETGWGEFEIVIKIHFHDPTERPVTMYHILKLFQSPILDGEVSSQIEGKKGLVSEQYEELVFQEPTQLMQQQLTNVKPVTSGIWKHDTDFEEKKVQALENIIETKAKVISEIALLKEKLKLARETIAKFKTEMTKVQGQQAAA, encoded by the exons ATGAATATGTTAACACACTTTGGTCCGGACTCGGGTGGCCGAGTTAAG GGACTAACCATAGTAAAGCCGGTGGTGTACGGCAATGTGGCCCGTTCGTTTGGCAAAAAGCGGGAAGAAGACGGCCACACGCACCAGTGGACGGTGTACGTGAAACCGTACAAAAACGAAGATATGCAATCGTATGTGAAAAAGATACACTTCAAGCTGCACGAAAGCTACGCGAACCCGAACCGCATCATCACGAAACCACCATACGAAGTGACCGAAACCGGGTGGGGCGAGTTTGAGATAGTGATCAAAATTCATTTTCACGATCCTACCGAACGGCCCGTCACGATGTACCACATCCTGAAGCTGTTCCAATCGCCCATCCTGGACGGTGAGGTTTCGTCGCAGATCGAGGGTAAGAAGGGGCTGGTGTCGGAGCAGTACGAGGAGCTGGTATTCCAGGAGCCGACGCAACTGATGCAGCAACAGCTGACGAATGTGAAACCTGTAACCAGTGGCATCTGGAAGCATGATACGGATT TTGAGGAGAAAAAGGTACAGGCGCTGGAAAATATAATCGAAACCAAGGCGAAGGTAATATCGGAAATTGCACTGCTgaaggaaaaattgaaacTTGCCCGAGAAACGATAGCAAAGTTTAAAACCGAAATGACCAAGGTGCAAGGACAGCAAGCCGCCGCATAA